One part of the Streptomyces nigra genome encodes these proteins:
- a CDS encoding GNAT family N-acetyltransferase — MTENGARDISLRPLTEDDIPVLFEIQLDEDAQWLAAFTDAGAARDAAAFEQKYRKILADEEIVNRVVEVGGEVVGSVATFPMEGDIELTYWIRKDWWGKGVATAAVAGLLEEVKHRPLHARVVEDNTGSVRVLERNGFVRVGSEDSFAPGRQATVTELIFMLAG; from the coding sequence ATGACCGAGAACGGGGCCAGGGACATCTCGCTGCGGCCGCTGACCGAGGACGACATCCCCGTCCTCTTCGAGATCCAGCTCGACGAGGACGCCCAGTGGCTGGCCGCCTTCACCGACGCCGGAGCCGCGCGCGACGCCGCCGCCTTCGAGCAGAAGTACCGCAAGATCCTTGCCGACGAGGAGATCGTCAACCGCGTCGTGGAGGTGGGCGGTGAGGTCGTCGGGAGCGTCGCCACGTTCCCGATGGAGGGCGACATCGAACTCACCTACTGGATCCGCAAGGACTGGTGGGGCAAGGGAGTCGCCACCGCGGCCGTCGCGGGGCTGCTCGAAGAGGTGAAGCACCGGCCGCTCCACGCCCGGGTCGTGGAGGACAACACCGGCTCCGTGCGGGTGCTGGAGCGCAACGGCTTCGTGCGCGTCGGGAGCGAGGACTCCTTCGCTCCCGGCCGCCAGGCCACCGTCACCGAGCTGATCTTCATGCTGGCCGGCTGA
- a CDS encoding ParB/RepB/Spo0J family partition protein, translating to MAHARAMADVEAELPPIVVHRATMRVIDGMHRLTAARLRGDHEIQARLFDGDDHEAFLLAVRLNVSHGMPLTLADRRAAAMRIIRSHPQLSDRSIAFTSGLAAKTVGSLRRGMDSPQVEARIGRDGRVRPINGAAGRRAAAQLIAEHPDATLRRIAQEAGISVETARSVRARLRAGEDPVLDRRTRPDRGDRGAERQMTVKLPEADPSAELRSLLDTIQRDPSLRYTESGRMLLRWLGPRVLVPDEIPLSLSHIPPHSRLNLGSLARSCAAAWIQLAMGLEDEYGNTAAGGMSG from the coding sequence ATGGCACACGCGAGAGCGATGGCGGACGTGGAGGCGGAGCTGCCGCCCATCGTGGTGCACCGTGCGACGATGCGTGTCATCGACGGGATGCACCGGCTCACCGCCGCCCGGCTGCGCGGCGACCACGAGATCCAGGCGCGGCTGTTCGACGGGGACGACCACGAGGCCTTTCTCCTCGCCGTCCGGCTGAACGTCTCGCACGGCATGCCGCTGACGCTCGCCGACCGGCGAGCCGCCGCGATGCGCATCATCCGCAGTCATCCGCAGTTGTCCGACCGGTCGATCGCGTTCACCTCCGGGCTCGCGGCGAAGACCGTCGGCTCGTTGCGTCGTGGGATGGACAGCCCTCAGGTCGAGGCGCGCATCGGCCGGGACGGCCGGGTGCGGCCGATCAACGGCGCGGCGGGCCGGCGGGCCGCCGCGCAGCTGATCGCGGAGCATCCGGACGCGACCTTGCGCCGCATCGCCCAGGAGGCCGGCATCTCGGTGGAGACGGCGCGCAGCGTGCGCGCGCGGCTGCGGGCCGGCGAGGACCCGGTGCTGGACCGGCGCACCCGTCCGGACCGGGGTGACCGGGGGGCGGAGCGGCAGATGACGGTGAAGCTGCCGGAGGCCGACCCGTCGGCGGAGCTGCGTTCGCTGCTGGACACCATCCAGCGTGATCCGTCGCTGCGCTACACCGAGTCGGGCCGGATGCTGCTGCGTTGGCTCGGCCCCCGGGTGCTGGTGCCCGACGAGATACCGCTGTCGCTCAGTCACATCCCGCCGCACTCCCGGCTCAACCTCGGGTCGCTGGCACGGTCCTGCGCGGCGGCGTGGATCCAGCTGGCGATGGGACTGGAGGACGAGTACGGCAACACCGCCGCGGGCGGCATGTCCGGCTGA
- a CDS encoding iron-containing redox enzyme family protein has protein sequence MFARACEPEDTPLADALCSALSGELDDAGHADALGDGPAAVTAWADTERARITRLFADARREGCEDVLVRRAVLACAPLALVAGAWLQWLSEPGNAEEPVTLRLLAQFASDVGAGHPGASRGDAHLALMRHVRVATHARPAAALARDRRVTDTSFHLPALALTMSRRPGRYRGEIIGLDLCLRAAGLPPPLAGVRDLFPEAADWVALDPGRARTPARHPTVDDAREIVAAFTGATGPAGTAAVERGFAWAFAALRRWSEEAYRELDAARDPAFEMAELMRARAREASAYHDRFVLRGRPLKEWLTEARADPEPFLAALAGSRLVRPGRSGASRLTGELVSENGRMFRVFPDEDLAVIRRWIDALPAEPAESARPRSAAYRPPSVALRTSPAAQDEDGGAPAGPREAYPLLLRRALAPATRRYALRYVEGWLARSRYGMDRADPPLPAVRPADGLRPWLLDQHDLHNAEFQEGTDAPLPDRAALIDSTLQLAPLTLIDGAWLAGHTDYQLAATERGQFLFATYWDELGNGEAELNHPLIYRAVLREMGIDLPPTRSPEFAAWPAFRDRSFELPVYWLAIGRFPRTYEPEILGLNLAMELSGVGGSYRRARQALAHHGFSTMFVDVHNTIDNVATGHSAWAADAVDSYLTELPTTARADAWDRIRTGYRSLNPPSGFRARQAARRARVEASAHV, from the coding sequence GTGTTCGCGCGGGCCTGTGAACCCGAGGACACCCCGCTCGCCGACGCCCTGTGCTCCGCACTCTCCGGTGAACTGGACGACGCCGGCCACGCCGACGCGCTGGGCGACGGCCCCGCGGCGGTCACGGCGTGGGCCGACACCGAACGGGCCCGGATCACGCGTCTGTTCGCCGACGCCCGGCGCGAGGGCTGCGAGGACGTCCTGGTGCGCCGGGCGGTACTCGCCTGCGCGCCGCTGGCCCTGGTCGCGGGAGCCTGGCTCCAATGGCTGAGCGAACCCGGCAACGCGGAGGAGCCCGTCACCCTGCGCCTGCTCGCACAGTTCGCGTCCGATGTCGGCGCAGGGCATCCGGGCGCGTCCCGCGGCGACGCACACCTGGCTCTGATGCGGCACGTCCGGGTCGCAACGCACGCGCGGCCGGCCGCCGCGCTGGCACGTGACCGCCGTGTCACGGACACCTCCTTCCATCTGCCGGCTCTCGCACTGACGATGAGCCGCCGCCCCGGCCGGTACCGGGGAGAGATCATCGGCCTCGACCTGTGCCTGCGGGCCGCCGGGCTGCCGCCCCCGCTCGCGGGCGTGCGGGACCTCTTCCCGGAGGCGGCGGACTGGGTCGCGCTGGACCCCGGCCGGGCCCGAACACCGGCGCGGCACCCGACCGTCGACGACGCACGGGAGATCGTGGCCGCGTTCACCGGTGCGACCGGCCCGGCCGGCACGGCCGCGGTCGAGCGGGGCTTCGCGTGGGCGTTCGCCGCCCTGCGCCGCTGGAGCGAGGAGGCGTACCGGGAACTGGACGCCGCCCGTGACCCGGCCTTCGAGATGGCCGAGCTGATGCGCGCGCGGGCCCGCGAGGCGTCGGCGTACCACGACCGGTTCGTGCTGCGCGGACGTCCGCTCAAGGAATGGCTCACCGAGGCACGCGCCGACCCGGAACCGTTCCTTGCGGCGCTCGCCGGCAGTCGCCTGGTGCGGCCGGGCCGGTCCGGGGCGAGCCGCCTCACCGGCGAACTGGTGTCGGAGAACGGCCGGATGTTCCGGGTCTTCCCCGACGAGGACCTGGCCGTGATCAGGCGCTGGATCGACGCGCTGCCGGCGGAGCCGGCCGAGAGCGCGCGGCCCCGGTCCGCCGCGTACCGGCCCCCCTCGGTCGCGCTGCGTACGTCGCCCGCCGCGCAGGACGAGGACGGCGGCGCCCCGGCCGGTCCCCGGGAGGCGTACCCGCTTCTGCTGCGCCGCGCGCTCGCACCGGCCACCCGGCGCTATGCCCTGCGCTACGTCGAGGGGTGGCTGGCGCGCTCCCGGTACGGCATGGACAGGGCGGACCCGCCGCTGCCGGCGGTGCGCCCGGCGGACGGTCTGCGCCCCTGGCTGCTCGACCAGCACGACCTGCACAACGCCGAGTTCCAGGAGGGCACGGACGCGCCCCTGCCGGACCGTGCCGCCCTCATCGACTCGACGCTGCAACTCGCCCCGCTCACCCTCATCGACGGCGCCTGGCTCGCCGGCCACACCGACTACCAGCTCGCCGCCACCGAGCGTGGACAGTTCCTGTTCGCCACCTACTGGGACGAGTTGGGGAACGGCGAGGCCGAGTTGAACCATCCGCTGATCTACCGTGCGGTGCTGCGGGAGATGGGTATCGACCTGCCGCCGACCCGTTCGCCGGAGTTCGCCGCCTGGCCGGCCTTCCGGGACCGGTCGTTCGAACTGCCGGTGTACTGGCTGGCGATAGGGCGCTTTCCGCGCACGTACGAACCGGAGATCCTAGGCCTGAATCTGGCCATGGAACTCTCCGGAGTCGGCGGCAGCTACCGCCGCGCCCGGCAGGCGCTCGCGCACCACGGCTTCAGCACGATGTTCGTGGACGTCCACAACACCATCGACAACGTCGCGACCGGGCACTCCGCGTGGGCGGCCGACGCCGTCGACAGCTATCTCACTGAGCTGCCGACGACGGCTCGCGCCGACGCGTGGGACCGGATCCGGACCGGTTACCGCTCCCTGAACCCGCCTTCCGGATTCCGGGCCCGCCAAGCGGCTCGTCGCGCTCGAGTGGAGGCCTCCGCCCATGTCTGA
- a CDS encoding ATP-grasp domain-containing protein — translation MSEPVIVVYTSGSASPLELAADADGFDLLFAVPVDAAPHGLVDLLGVVGEVVDVTDEAAGAAELAARGPAGIVAFSDQDLPLAARLARRLGLRYHTQDTVDAATNKHLQRQRLREAGLRVPRFRLLTGPREAARALAEVGTPAVLKPVRGAASRQTYRLDGPDDALRHASHAFAYGGADRFVIEEMLVGSPSVAGPGLGDYVSVEVLLWRGTVVCQILNSRLPLLEPFREQGFLMPGLLPADVEAEAHRISAVACHALGIEDGWADVELKLTAEGPVVIEVNARLGGYVATLLHRSYGLEAVRLAFEVATGRKPSASLGEPLAAAYCYQILPPVGDLRLTSWGEIAGLTERADVLSVVLTAEAGDRVDWRLGSLGTLGVVEGLTERPEDVLTAVRAIERALAEQVVFSPV, via the coding sequence ATGAGCGAGCCGGTGATCGTCGTCTATACGTCCGGCTCCGCCTCGCCGCTCGAACTGGCCGCCGACGCCGACGGGTTCGACCTGCTGTTCGCCGTACCGGTCGACGCGGCGCCGCACGGGCTGGTCGACCTGCTGGGGGTCGTCGGCGAGGTCGTCGACGTGACCGACGAGGCGGCCGGCGCAGCGGAGCTCGCCGCCCGGGGCCCGGCCGGGATCGTCGCCTTCTCCGACCAGGACCTGCCGCTCGCGGCACGGCTGGCCCGGCGGCTCGGACTGCGCTATCACACGCAGGACACGGTGGACGCCGCCACTAACAAGCACCTCCAGCGGCAACGGCTGCGCGAAGCCGGCCTGCGCGTACCGCGCTTCCGGCTGCTGACGGGACCGCGGGAGGCCGCGCGGGCGCTCGCCGAGGTGGGCACCCCGGCGGTGCTCAAACCCGTCAGGGGCGCTGCCAGCCGCCAGACCTACCGCCTCGACGGTCCGGACGACGCTCTGCGGCACGCCTCGCACGCCTTCGCCTACGGCGGCGCCGACCGGTTCGTGATCGAGGAGATGCTGGTGGGCTCCCCCTCGGTGGCCGGCCCCGGCCTCGGCGACTACGTGTCGGTCGAAGTGCTGCTCTGGCGGGGCACGGTCGTGTGCCAGATCCTCAACTCCCGGCTGCCACTGCTGGAACCCTTCCGGGAGCAGGGCTTCCTCATGCCCGGCCTGCTGCCCGCGGACGTGGAGGCGGAGGCCCACCGCATCAGCGCGGTGGCCTGCCACGCCCTCGGCATCGAGGACGGATGGGCGGACGTCGAGCTGAAGCTGACCGCCGAAGGGCCCGTGGTGATCGAGGTGAACGCCCGCCTCGGCGGGTACGTCGCCACCCTCCTGCACCGGTCGTACGGCCTGGAGGCGGTCCGGCTGGCGTTCGAGGTGGCCACCGGCCGCAAGCCCTCGGCGTCCCTCGGAGAGCCCCTCGCAGCCGCCTACTGCTACCAGATCCTGCCGCCGGTCGGAGACCTGCGGCTGACCTCCTGGGGCGAGATCGCCGGCCTCACCGAACGCGCGGACGTCCTCTCGGTCGTCCTCACGGCGGAGGCCGGCGACCGCGTCGACTGGCGGCTGGGCAGTCTGGGCACGCTCGGCGTGGTGGAGGGCCTGACCGAGCGGCCCGAGGACGTTCTCACCGCCGTGCGCGCCATCGAGCGCGCCCTCGCCGAACAGGTCGTCTTCAGCCCCGTGTGA
- a CDS encoding Inducer of phenazine A — translation MRQTELLTPQLSDYLDFLDRGEMRYLPYLMYFNRPNFRSAAINTDRLGFRISHGPDGTGSVGGERLEGPVRLLVGGSVSLGYGATSDATTIASRLWTKHASSRPWFTFGAPYLNSTQELLLFMLHRHLLPPVDEIVVISGFNTLVMGQLTGADVGVQEPFFFCNEYFEKMQELRARHADTAKPRRWRAGPRPASQSVAPAPGRPTTAGLIRTAVDVTMRNLDSWLVMASATGARVSFALQPLATWVRETPAPQEKVLFDEFDTVSDYGTWEERYGDVGSMETGAAYAAALGEACARKGIPFVDTPSRLAATADPSDWLFVDRGHYTDDGNDLVAQVLADDLGLM, via the coding sequence GTGCGGCAGACCGAGCTGTTGACGCCTCAGCTGTCCGACTATCTCGATTTCCTGGACCGCGGGGAGATGCGGTACCTCCCGTATCTGATGTATTTCAACCGCCCGAACTTCCGGTCCGCGGCGATCAACACGGACCGGCTCGGATTCCGGATCTCGCACGGCCCGGACGGCACCGGCTCCGTCGGCGGCGAACGGCTCGAGGGACCCGTACGGCTGCTCGTCGGTGGGTCCGTCTCCCTGGGATACGGCGCCACGAGTGACGCGACGACCATCGCCTCCCGGTTGTGGACGAAACACGCTTCGAGCCGCCCCTGGTTCACCTTCGGCGCGCCGTACCTCAACTCCACCCAGGAGCTGCTGCTGTTCATGCTGCACCGGCACCTGCTGCCGCCGGTCGACGAGATCGTCGTGATCAGCGGCTTCAACACCCTGGTCATGGGGCAGTTGACCGGTGCGGACGTCGGTGTGCAGGAGCCGTTCTTCTTCTGCAACGAGTACTTCGAGAAGATGCAGGAACTCCGTGCGCGCCACGCCGACACCGCCAAGCCCCGGCGCTGGAGGGCCGGGCCCCGGCCCGCGTCGCAGTCCGTAGCGCCGGCGCCGGGCCGCCCGACGACTGCGGGCCTGATCCGGACGGCCGTCGACGTGACCATGCGCAACCTCGACAGCTGGCTCGTCATGGCCTCCGCGACGGGCGCCCGGGTCAGCTTCGCCCTCCAGCCGCTCGCCACCTGGGTACGCGAGACACCGGCACCTCAGGAGAAGGTTCTGTTCGACGAGTTCGACACGGTCTCCGACTACGGGACGTGGGAGGAACGCTACGGCGACGTCGGCAGCATGGAGACGGGAGCGGCCTACGCCGCCGCGCTCGGCGAGGCCTGTGCGCGCAAGGGCATCCCGTTCGTGGACACGCCCTCCCGGCTCGCCGCGACGGCCGACCCGTCGGACTGGCTCTTCGTCGACCGCGGCCACTACACCGACGACGGCAACGACCTCGTGGCCCAGGTATTGGCGGACGACCTCGGACTGATGTGA
- a CDS encoding carbamoyltransferase family protein has product MSDLVLGISAYYHDSAAALVSDGRPVAAAQEERFTRRRHDSGFPANAVAYCLEEAGVTLADVSAVAYYEDPALKFRRVLATYLGAVPYGLASFRDTLPGWWSWKRRADDVVRRELRELDRGPVPPVECRRHHESHAASAFLASPYESAAVLCIDGVGEWATTTLWHGRGTRLEPLAEIRFPHSLGLLYSAFTYFCGFKVDSGEYKLMGLAPYGEPRYAGLIRERLIDVKPDGSFRLNMRYFEFLGGQVMTGRGFERLFGGPRREPEGELTRREFDLAASVQQVTEEVVLRLARTARELTGESRLCMAGGVALNCVANGKIVAGSLFDEVWVQPAAGDAGGALGAALAVAVDRGAGRPHVAAGHDAMSGALLGPSYDDDGIAAYLTSAGIPHHRMDEDELTAEVARSIAAGMVVGWFQGRMEFGPRALGSRSILGDARDPRTQSVMNLKIKFRESFRPFAPSVRAEDAKDFFDLPQESPYMLVVAPVAQAARLTAEADPGLTGIDLLKVVRSVIPAVTHVDHSARVQTVGPRDNPGYHRLLTAVERETGSSVVVNTSFNVRGEPIVNTPQEAYTCFMRTDIDVLALGGFLLRKSEQPEWREDVDWRAEVPLD; this is encoded by the coding sequence ATGTCTGATCTGGTTCTCGGCATCTCCGCCTACTACCACGACAGCGCCGCCGCGCTGGTCTCCGACGGGCGGCCCGTGGCGGCCGCCCAGGAGGAGCGCTTCACACGCCGCCGCCACGATTCCGGCTTCCCGGCCAACGCGGTCGCGTACTGCCTGGAGGAGGCCGGCGTCACGCTGGCCGATGTGTCGGCGGTCGCCTACTACGAGGATCCGGCGCTCAAGTTCCGCCGGGTCCTCGCGACCTACCTGGGGGCGGTCCCGTACGGGCTCGCCTCGTTCCGCGACACGCTGCCCGGCTGGTGGTCGTGGAAGCGGCGGGCCGACGACGTGGTCCGCCGCGAGCTGCGGGAGCTGGACCGGGGCCCGGTGCCGCCCGTCGAGTGCCGCCGCCACCACGAGTCGCACGCCGCGTCGGCGTTCCTCGCGAGCCCGTACGAGTCGGCCGCCGTGCTGTGCATCGACGGCGTCGGCGAGTGGGCGACCACGACGCTCTGGCACGGGCGCGGCACCCGCCTCGAGCCGCTGGCGGAGATCCGCTTCCCGCACTCGCTCGGCCTGCTGTACTCGGCCTTCACGTACTTCTGCGGGTTCAAGGTGGACTCCGGGGAGTACAAGCTGATGGGACTCGCGCCCTACGGCGAGCCCCGGTACGCCGGCCTGATCCGGGAGCGGCTCATCGACGTCAAGCCGGACGGGTCGTTCCGGCTGAACATGCGCTACTTCGAGTTCCTCGGCGGCCAGGTGATGACCGGCCGCGGGTTCGAGAGGCTTTTCGGCGGGCCGCGCCGCGAGCCCGAGGGTGAGCTGACCCGCCGTGAGTTCGACCTGGCCGCCTCGGTGCAGCAGGTGACGGAGGAGGTCGTCCTCAGGCTCGCGCGAACGGCACGGGAGCTGACGGGCGAGTCACGGCTGTGCATGGCGGGCGGCGTGGCGCTGAACTGTGTGGCGAACGGGAAGATCGTCGCCGGCTCGCTGTTCGACGAGGTGTGGGTGCAGCCGGCGGCCGGTGACGCCGGAGGGGCACTCGGCGCGGCGCTCGCGGTCGCGGTGGACCGGGGCGCGGGCCGGCCCCATGTGGCGGCCGGCCACGACGCGATGTCCGGCGCGCTTCTCGGTCCCTCCTACGACGACGACGGCATCGCGGCGTATCTGACCTCGGCCGGCATTCCTCACCATCGGATGGACGAGGACGAACTGACCGCCGAGGTCGCCCGGTCGATCGCCGCCGGAATGGTCGTGGGCTGGTTCCAGGGCCGGATGGAGTTCGGTCCGCGGGCGCTCGGGTCGCGGTCGATCCTGGGCGACGCCCGCGACCCGCGGACCCAGTCGGTGATGAACCTGAAGATCAAGTTCCGGGAGTCGTTCCGGCCGTTCGCACCGTCCGTGCGGGCCGAGGACGCCAAGGACTTCTTCGATCTGCCGCAGGAGAGCCCGTACATGCTCGTCGTCGCGCCGGTCGCGCAGGCGGCACGCCTGACCGCCGAGGCGGATCCCGGTCTGACGGGCATCGACCTGCTCAAGGTGGTCCGGTCGGTGATACCCGCCGTCACCCACGTCGACCACTCGGCGCGGGTGCAGACCGTGGGCCCCCGGGACAACCCGGGCTATCACCGGCTGCTGACGGCCGTCGAACGGGAGACGGGCAGCAGTGTCGTGGTGAACACGTCCTTCAACGTGCGGGGTGAACCGATCGTGAACACGCCCCAGGAGGCGTACACCTGCTTCATGCGCACGGACATCGACGTGCTGGCGCTGGGCGGGTTCCTGCTGCGCAAGTCCGAACAGCCCGAGTGGCGCGAGGACGTGGACTGGCGTGCCGAGGTCCCTCTCGACTGA
- a CDS encoding thioesterase II family protein, protein MTTPTTSDTTGASARWLRRPRPRRDPSARLVCLPHAGGSASSYAPWTPRLPTGVELIGVQYPGRHDRLAEPLMNSVVEIADAVAPALAPYTDRPLFLFGHSMGSLVAYELAIRLEAGAGQGPAGLFVSGQYAPHRSAPPEETLDDATVEREARVSGWTDPAVFDHPELRELVLPALLADVRASMTYHRADPVRLRAPIAAYGGRGDADDVPAELAAWGELTSGRAVWRVFEGDHFYLRAQEAELVADIVGRMSDWGEAPVGHR, encoded by the coding sequence ATGACCACACCCACGACATCGGACACCACCGGCGCGTCCGCGCGCTGGCTGCGTCGGCCCCGGCCGCGCCGGGACCCGTCCGCCCGGCTGGTCTGTCTTCCGCACGCCGGCGGCTCAGCCAGCTCGTACGCCCCCTGGACCCCCCGGCTGCCGACGGGGGTCGAGCTGATCGGCGTGCAGTACCCCGGCCGCCACGACCGCCTGGCGGAGCCGCTGATGAACTCGGTCGTGGAGATCGCCGACGCGGTGGCCCCGGCCCTCGCGCCCTACACCGACCGGCCGCTGTTCCTGTTCGGGCACAGCATGGGCAGCCTCGTCGCCTACGAGCTCGCGATCCGTCTGGAGGCCGGGGCCGGCCAGGGTCCGGCCGGCCTCTTCGTCTCCGGCCAGTACGCCCCCCATCGCTCCGCACCGCCCGAGGAGACGCTCGACGACGCCACCGTCGAACGTGAGGCCCGCGTGTCCGGATGGACCGATCCGGCCGTGTTCGACCACCCGGAACTGCGCGAGCTGGTGCTGCCCGCGCTGCTCGCCGACGTACGGGCGTCGATGACCTACCACCGTGCCGATCCGGTGCGGCTGCGCGCCCCGATCGCCGCCTACGGCGGACGCGGCGACGCCGACGACGTGCCCGCTGAGCTGGCCGCCTGGGGGGAACTGACCTCGGGACGTGCCGTGTGGCGGGTCTTCGAGGGCGATCACTTCTACCTCCGGGCCCAGGAGGCCGAGCTGGTTGCCGACATCGTCGGGCGGATGTCTGACTGGGGAGAGGCACCAGTTGGACATCGCTGA
- a CDS encoding fatty acid desaturase: MADSDVAERYRFAPDIVAAVRAVSRPDNWHGPLEALMHWAWIAFWCAASVLSWRHTPWWLALPVYLVAVFFIGGRQRGIAGMLHMATHRVFMADHRIGSVIGAALGGYPVLQSFTGYRASHLGEHHGRLGDPDRDPDYRQYQDNALCGDDLNRRALRRYLYRIVTPKATASYVLYLLRHRIVAAGERPAERVLRVVLLAAVIAWAVIGGWWLWLVLLWFVPLVTTQVWIGAVAELMEHFPLIETAPRVDIYMSWNRVYGWGTRFLLGEIDGEGFHLVHHLFPRTPMWRLREVDAILRRDPVYAALPRLGGALGGLGEIYRSLPAHREHGDTLRAAA; encoded by the coding sequence GTGGCCGATTCTGATGTAGCCGAGCGGTACCGCTTCGCGCCGGACATCGTGGCCGCTGTCCGGGCCGTGTCCAGACCGGACAACTGGCACGGCCCGCTCGAGGCCCTCATGCACTGGGCGTGGATCGCCTTCTGGTGCGCCGCCTCGGTGCTGTCGTGGCGGCACACCCCCTGGTGGCTGGCGCTGCCCGTGTACCTCGTGGCGGTGTTCTTCATCGGCGGGCGGCAGCGCGGCATCGCCGGGATGCTGCACATGGCGACCCACCGGGTGTTCATGGCCGACCACAGGATCGGCAGTGTCATCGGGGCGGCCCTCGGCGGCTATCCCGTGCTGCAGAGCTTCACCGGTTACCGTGCCTCACACCTCGGCGAGCACCACGGGCGTCTGGGCGACCCCGACCGCGACCCCGACTACCGGCAGTACCAGGACAACGCGCTGTGCGGGGACGACCTCAACCGCAGGGCGCTGCGCCGGTACCTGTACCGGATCGTCACCCCCAAGGCGACCGCCTCGTACGTGCTGTACCTGCTGCGGCACCGCATCGTGGCGGCGGGGGAGCGCCCGGCCGAACGGGTCCTGCGGGTCGTGCTGCTGGCGGCCGTGATCGCGTGGGCGGTGATCGGCGGCTGGTGGCTGTGGCTGGTGTTGCTCTGGTTCGTCCCGCTGGTCACCACCCAGGTGTGGATCGGCGCGGTCGCCGAGCTGATGGAGCACTTCCCGCTGATCGAGACCGCGCCCCGCGTCGACATCTACATGTCCTGGAACCGGGTCTACGGCTGGGGCACCCGCTTCCTGCTCGGGGAGATCGACGGCGAGGGCTTCCACCTGGTCCACCACCTCTTCCCCCGCACGCCCATGTGGCGGCTGCGGGAGGTCGACGCGATCCTCCGGCGCGACCCGGTGTACGCGGCGCTGCCGCGCCTCGGCGGGGCGCTCGGCGGACTGGGGGAGATCTACCGGTCCCTGCCCGCGCATCGCGAGCACGGCGACACGCTGCGGGCCGCCGCATGA
- a CDS encoding leucyl/phenylalanyl-tRNA--protein transferase, whose protein sequence is MDSAPADAPVAIGGRLDPATVLGGYRHGLFPMHAATPAHIEVNHALYEEFVDAGATMVLDSPLPDPYELVWWSPDPRPVIPYGGLTKPRSLMRLLRNRLAWTTTANQDFARVLAECRRDRTPEWLTTELCACMVTLHEQGWAHSVEVWEDEELVGGAIGIGTGEVFVLDTCFHRRDNASKVALLDMEHRLRGAGVTMLDVEWDSERSRRLGARPLPRRTFLAALAGSGDRVPLAGGTQPARRLGFLRTSGAAAAAP, encoded by the coding sequence ATGGATAGTGCCCCGGCCGACGCGCCCGTCGCGATCGGCGGGCGCCTCGACCCGGCCACCGTCCTCGGTGGCTACCGGCACGGCCTCTTCCCGATGCACGCGGCGACGCCCGCGCACATCGAGGTGAATCACGCCCTGTACGAGGAATTCGTCGACGCCGGGGCCACCATGGTGCTCGACTCACCCCTGCCCGATCCGTACGAGCTGGTCTGGTGGTCGCCCGACCCGCGTCCCGTCATCCCGTACGGCGGGCTGACCAAGCCGCGCAGCCTCATGAGGCTGTTGCGCAACCGGCTGGCGTGGACGACCACCGCGAACCAGGACTTCGCCCGGGTGCTCGCCGAGTGCCGCCGGGACCGCACCCCCGAGTGGCTGACCACCGAGCTGTGCGCCTGCATGGTGACCCTGCACGAGCAGGGGTGGGCGCACAGCGTCGAGGTGTGGGAGGACGAGGAGCTGGTGGGGGGTGCCATCGGCATCGGAACAGGCGAGGTGTTCGTCCTGGACACCTGCTTCCACCGGCGTGACAACGCCTCGAAGGTGGCACTGCTCGACATGGAACACCGGCTCAGGGGCGCGGGCGTGACGATGCTGGACGTCGAGTGGGACAGCGAGCGCAGCCGGCGGCTGGGTGCGCGGCCGCTGCCGCGCCGGACGTTCCTGGCGGCGCTCGCCGGGAGCGGTGACCGCGTGCCGCTGGCCGGCGGCACCCAGCCGGCGCGGCGGCTGGGATTCCTCCGTACGTCCGGCGCGGCGGCCGCTGCCCCCTAA